The segment CTGAGGCTGCCAAGCCTGCTGGCTTTTCGTGACTGTTACCAGCAGACAGGGGTTTCTGTGTTCGGAATCTCAGTGACTCATTAGGAAGGGAAATTAATGTCTTATTCACAAACTCAGACTCAGTCGAAAACTGGGTATCAGGCTGGGGTAAAAGATTACCGCCTGACATACTACACACCAGACTACACGCCTAAAGATACAGACATCTTGGCAGCATTCCGGATGACTCCTCAGCCCGGAGTACCACCCGAAGAAGCAGGCGCAGCGGTTGCGGCTGAATCTTCTACTGGCACCTGGACGACGGTTTGGACGGACTTGCTGACCGACCTCGATCGCTACAAAGGTCGTTGCTACGATATCGAATCAGTTCCCGGTGAAGACAATCAGTACATCGCCTTCATTGCATATCCTTTGGATTTGTTTGAAGAAGGTTCTGTCACCAATATGTTGACCTCCATTGTGGGTAACGTATTCGGTTTCAAAGCGCTGAAAGCTTTGCGTCTAGAAGATTTGCGGATTCCTGTTGCTTACCTGAAAACCTTCCAAGGTCCTCCCCACGGAATTCAAGTTGAGCGCGACAAATTGAACAAGTACGGTCGTCCTCTGTTGGGCTGTACGATTAAGCCCAAATTGGGTCTGTCGGCTAAGAACTACGGTCGGGCAGTCTATGAGTGCTTGCGCGGTGGTTTGGACTTTACCAAAGATGACGAGAACATTAACTCTCAGCCGTTCCAACGGTGGCGCGATCGCTTCACTTTCGTAGCAGATGCAATCTACAAAGCACAAGCAGAAACAGGCGAAATCAAAGGTCACTACCTCAACGTGACTGCTGGAACCTGCGAAGAAATGATGAAACGGGCGGAATACGCGAAAGAACTCGGTATGCCCATCGTCATGCACGACTTCTTTACCGCTGGTTTCACCGCCAACACCACCCTGGCGCACTGGTGCCGTGACAACGGCGTTCTGCTCCACATTCACCGCGCTATGCACGCAGTCGTTGACCGTCAGAAGAACCACGGGATGCACTTCCGGGTTTTGGCAAAGTGCTTGCGGATGTCGGGCGGTGACCATATTCACACCGGAACCGTTGTGGGCAAACTGGAAGGCGACAAAGCCATTACCTTGGGCTTCGTTGACCTGCTCCGCGAAAACTACATTGAACAAGATCGCTCCAAAGGCATTTACTTCACTCAAGATTGGGCATCCATGGGCGGCGTGATGGCTGTGGCATCGGGTGGTATTCACGTTTGGCACATGCCTGCGTTGGTCGAAATCTTTGGCGATGACTCTGTGCTTCAGTTTGGTGGTGGTACCTTGGGTCACCCTTGGGGTAACGCGCCTGGTGCAACCGCTAACCGTGTTGCGTTGGAAGCCTGCGTCCAAGCCCGGAACGAAGGTCGTGATCTCATGCGTGAGGGTGGCGACATTATTCGTGAAGCTTGCCGTTGGAGTCCTGAACTGGCGACCGCTTGCGAACTTTGGAAGGAAATCAAGTTCGAGTTTGAATCGCAAGACACAATCTAATGAACCGTGGGATGTTAGCTATCAGCAATTGATGCGCGATCGATCAGATTGAATTTATTAATTGCTGGTAGCCCCTAACTTCCTTCTCCTCATGGATATCAAGCAAATTGCTAAAGACACCACCAAGACGCTCGGCAGCTACCTGACTTATCAGGCGCTTAAAACGGTTTTGGCTCAGTTGGATGAAACTGACCCCAAACGGGCATATTGGCTCCATCAATTCTCTTCACGGGAAAAGATTCAAGATGGTGAGGCTTATCTCAAGGCGCTCTTTCAAGAGAAGCAAGATTTGGCTTTTCGCATTTTGACGGTTCGGGAACATTTGGCAAATGAAATTGCTGAGTATCTTCCTGAAATGCTGCGATCGCACATGCAGCAAGCCAATATGGATCAACGCCGTCAGCAATTGGAACGGATGACGCAGATGAACTTGACCCCGATCGCGGAGCCTGAGAAAGAGCCAGACTCTGAAGAACAGTAGCCCAATTTTACCCATCATCTAACTAAGGAACTAATGAAAACTCTAGGTAAAGAGCGGAAGTTTGAGACTTTTTCCTATCTGCCCCCCTTGACCGATGCTCAAGTTGCACGGCAGATTCAATACACCCTCGACCAAGGATTTATTCCTTGCGTTGAGTTCAACGAAAACTCTGACGCAGAAATCTACTACTGGACAATGTGGAAGTTGCCTTTGTTCAACATCAAAACTCCTCAAGAAGTTTTGAGTGAAGTGCAACAGTGTCGCTCTGAGTATGGCAATTGCTATATTCGCGTGGTTGCATTTGACAACGTGAAGCAATGCCAAGTCATGAGCTTTATCGTTCACAAGCCTGGTGCAAGCAACACGAGCACTGGCTATCGCTACTAAGATTTATTTCTATCTCTGATAGATCATATTTGGGGAGACGGTCCAACCGTCTCCCCTTTTTTACACTAAAAAAATTCGTTTGTGTCGTCGCTCTAGTTTTCAGGACTAAAATTATAGAGTATCCACCGGAGCAACAACATGGCGCTTCAGCAACAAGCCGAACAGCTTCAGCAAGAGATTGATAGCAAGCGGCAAGAAATTAGATCTGATGGCTACTCCATGTCTATTGGTGAATGGATTAGCTTGTATGAAGATGGAGAAATTGATATCCATCCAGAGTTTCAACGATTTTTTCGTTGGACTAATTATCAGAAGACAAGCCTGATTGAGTCGTTGCTCCTTGGTATCCCTATCCCACCTATATTTGTCTCCTAACGTGAAGACGGAATTTGGGATGTCGTGGATGGTCTTCAGAGGCTTTCTACCATCTATGAATTTGCTGGAAAGCTGAAGGATGAAACTAATAAGATTAAACCTGCTTTAGCACTTGAGAAAACAAAGTATTTACCCTCTCTTAAAGGTAAAAAGTGGGATGATGAAAGTGATCCGGAAAGCTCCTTTACCCAAACTCAGCGACTCTTAATTAAGAGATCAAAAATAGCGGTCACTATTCTTCAAAAGGAAAGTGATGAGATGGCTAAATATGAGCTATTTCAACGTCTTAATACTGGAGGATCAATAGCTACTCCTCAAGAAATTAGAAATTGCATACTTGTGATGTACAACAGAGAAATGTACCACTGGATGCGAGAACTAAGTCAGAATGAAGCGTTTCAGGCTTGTCTTTCGCTGAGCGATCGCTCCCTGGAGGAGCAATATGATATGGAACTTCTCCTAAGATTTTTGGTTTTCCGAACAATTGATGAAGGCGAACTTCGTGGCATAGGAGATATTGGTGTATTTCTGACAGACAAAATGGTCGAAATGGCTAAAAGAAAAGATTATGAATATGAGAAGGAGACAGAAGCATTTAAATTAACTTTTGACATCCTTTCCAATCAAACTGGATCAAATACGTTCCGAAAGTATGTCCCTCAGAAAGATAAATTTTCTGGCGGCTTTTTGGTATCTGCTTTTGAAGTGATAGCTCTAGGCGTTGGCTATAACCATAAAGAATTGCGTAATTCTGATATTAATATAGAAGAACGAGTTAAGCACATATGGACGGACACGCCATATCCCTCTTGGTCTGGTAGCGGAACTGATGCTAAGGGAAGAATGCCTAAACTCGTTCCACTCGGTCGTGATTTGTTCAAAGCATGACGATTCGCAGTTTAGAAAACCTAAGTGACAGTTTGTCATCAGATTTAGCATGGCGAAGAAAAGAGCTTTCTGACCTGAAGGCTCTTGTTGAAACTAGAAGTTTTTCTTCAAGCAAACACAATGCACTGCTCAGAAGCGGGGTCACGATTTTGTACGCTCACTGGGAGGGCTTTGTGAAAAAAGCAGCCTCTAACTATCTTGAGTTCGGGTCAGCGCAGCGCCTACCCTATAAGGATCTCTCCAGTAATTTCATCGCGCTTGCCATGAAAGCTAGATTGAATGAAGCAATGGAAACAAACAAAGCTACTGTTTTTACAGAAGTAGCAGAATTTTTCCTAACTAAACTTGATCAGCGCAGTTCTGTTCCCCACAAAGACGTGATTAAGACAGGTGCTAATCTTTCATCTTCAATGTTCAAGGAAATTATTTGTGTTTTAGGGTCAGACTACTCAGATTATGAAATCAAACAAGTTTTGATTGACGAGAAATTACTGGCACGAAGAAACAATATTGCACATGGTGAATATTTGTTACTAGATCTTCAAGATTATCTAGAACTGCATTCACAAGTTATAGGCATGATGGAGCTTCTACGGAATCAAGTTGATAATTGCGCAGCCATAAAACGATATTGTCGAGAGTAAATATGACTCACGATAAAGTTTAGACACATCCATCGATAAAATGAAAAGTCATGGTATACAACGACTTTTTCCCTAGCCATAACTAAAACTACTCTCGGCTTAACCCCTCAAAAAGGTGTAATCTCCTTGCTCAGATTCCTCATATCACCCACTCTTCCCCAAACTCTCAACGAGTTTCCATCCATCCCATTTTCAGGCAAAGTCTGTGAACGAGAGAGAAAGCTCGGATGACCTTTAAAGCACTCCCTAGCGAGATCACGCTGGCTGAACTAGAGGAACGGTTCTCGCTCCATCGATCGGCTCCAAGTGCATCGTAAAACCCTACAGAAAACTCAATAGCGGCTTGATCACCGATCGCCTGACTCATGCCAATCACATAGGGAATATGACGAGCGATCGCCGCTGCTTGTACCTTTGAATAACAAGCATTAAGAATTACACATTCGACGCTATCAGCAAATAATTTAAACAGCCCTGCCAAGGCTTCAGCATCAACCAGCTTTGTCTTACCAGCTTCATCTTCAAAAGCAATTCCTTTCTCGCCTTCCCCATGTCCAGAGAAGTGGACAATTTGTGGCTTCAGGTCAAGCATTGCCCGTCGAAAGTCTTTGGGTCGAACTGCTTCTTTCTTAACAAGACGAAATTTCTCGCGTAGTTGCGATCGCTCTAGTCCTGTCTCAATTTCTCGCTGTTCTTCATCTAATCGCAAACGAGCAGTTTCTTTTGGATTAGCACTTAACATCAATATCGTGATGACCAAAGGGTAACTGCTCATCCTGATGAGTTTAAGACTGTTATTTTCTGACAGTATACTCGGTCGAGATGAATCTCTAAAACTCTATCCAAATCAGTCCTTAAACTCCAATCGCTGCTGCTGAGCCTTAAGTCTGATAATTTGTGTTTGAATATCCTGGAGCGTTTCTTGTAATACCTGAAGATCAGAAGCAAGTAAATGGGGAGTCAGCATTTGCAAAAGAGAAGCTCTATCCACTTCATAATTGAGCAGCAGTAGACGGATATCATTTTCATACAAACTGGCTCTTGTAAAATTGCCTTGTCGGTATAGAGAAGGCAAAGCATAGAGCTTGAGAATCAAAAGCCCCTCAACTGTGACACAGCGAACCCGTTGGGAACCAAAAACCTGCTGAGTGCTGTAGGTTTGCTGAACTTGTTGAAATAGCGGATTTCTTGTTAGTAGCAAATCGACCTGCAAATCTTCAAACTGACCCCGAGCAAAGTCTTGATTTTCATTACTCAGAACCAGTTCAGGAAGGCGATCGAGATCATCGCGGCTGAGAATGAAGTCAATATCCTGGGTATTTCGTCCTTCAACGTAACTGAGTAACGCAAGTCCTCCCACCAATAGGTAATCAATCTGTTGGCTTTCAAGGCGATCGAACAGCCTTTGTGCTAGTTCTACTAATCGGTCTGAGTTCAACTCCTGAGTTTCCCAATTCTTAAGATCAAAAGCAACACCGTTCCTCAAAATATTACCAATTGCTTGAGTTTGAAACATAATTCAAGTTGAGGAATAAATTAACCCAGCAACGATAATTGACCTATTGTAAAGCGTAAACAGAAGAGGTTACTTTTCTGGTGAAAAATCGATAAATCAAGGTCTAGCGTTTACGAATCGCTAATTTTTTAAACTTAAAGCCTTTAGGAGCCGATCGCCCCTCATCAATTCCCTCTTCAACATTTACCCCAAAATGCTTGTGTCAAACCCGCCTTTACCCTTATGCTAATCAACACTGGTTTTTCGATACCAGTAGACAGGCTTAAGGTGAGGACGCTGGCTAGAAGTGTTACAGCACAACTAACCAGCTAACCTAACTTTCTGGAAGTAGCAGAAGGCTAGGCTGTGACGATTTTATCGTTTCACCTCGCTAATGTTAAACAAGTGGTTAGAAACACCACACCTTAAGCTTTTCTTCTCAACCCAACATTAGCGAGGGAAATAGTATGAGTACAGAGTTCAACGAACTGCTGCCCGTTTCGCACGGCGATAAAGCGCAGGTGTGGATCGTCGGGACACGAGAGCAGGTAACGCATTTAATCAATGAATTCTACGTTAAAAAGATAGCCAGCGATCGTCTTCATTTCACGCCGATCATCCCTGCCCCGTTTGCCACTGGTAAGTACATGACCGTCTTGGTGAGATAGACAAAACACCGGGGGCTATCGTATCTATACTGTAGCCCTCGACAATGCGATCGTGCTCTCTACAATGCCATTGTCACTGTTCAATATTTAATTGCGCGCCTTGCAATGCGATCGCAACTCCACACAATGCTATTGTTCTTCTGACAATGCGATTGTGAGCCGACACAATGCGATTGTGCATTCTACAATGCTATTGCGAGATGATGCAATGCGATCACCAAGCATTTTTATTGAAAAATAGCCGACCTTCCTCAGTAGAAAAGTTAGCTAATAAGTCGTCATGGGCACAATAAGCGAGTCAATTCTCACTGAGACTTTATTATGCCTAGCCCAGATATCTCTCGCCGTCTCACTCTCAACTTACTCAGTCAAGATATCGATTCATTCAACGGCTTAAAAGTCATTCCTCAATACAGCACCACCCGCAGCCAAGCCACCCTCGAAACCTTGCAGCAAACCTATCAAGTCATGTTGGCACAACAGCAAGCCGAAACCGAAAAGCTTGCCCTCTACCGCGCTGCAACTGATGCGGCTCGTTTGGCAGAGTGGAATTTTCACAACGCTGTGCTAGCCATGAAAGAAGTAGTGCGTGGGCAGTATGGCTCAGATAGCGACGAAGCTCAAGCGATCGGGTTGAAGAAGAAGTCCGATCGCAAGCGCCCCATTCGACAAAAAGCAGCAACTGCCGTCTAAAATCTAAATCCAGGAACTTGATTCTTGAAATTCTGCGAACCCTTATAGCCAGAAGCCTCTGCCAGTTTTTGTAGCGTTTGAGTTCCTTCTAACTTCTGTCCGCCCACTTCCCAAGTTGGAAAGCCCGTAATCTTATTTGCTTGACAGACCGCCGTTTGAGAATTCTGACCATCAGGAGCACATTCAACATAAGGAAACTCCTTAGCAGCTTCCTTACCAAACAATTCTTTCTGATCATTACAATGTGGACACCAGTAAGCGCCATACATCTTTGCACCCGTCGCTTTAAGATGCTTTGCTAAAGCGATTTCAGATTGTCCTGAAAATTGCGCAATCGGAGGACCTGCTTGCCCAGGCGTATTAGACCCTGCAACAGCGTTTCCTCCAATATTGGAGTAAATGCCCAGGGTTGCCACAACTGTTACAAGTGACACGATCGCCCCTGTAAAAAAGAGTTGCCCCCGATCTTCCCAATCCCTTCCTAGCAGCGTCAGGATAAATAAACTCAGGGCAAACAGCGCCGAAGCAATGCAGTAGTAGCAAATCCCACCTGCACCATACTTCGATACAAACTGGCTAAACATAATGAACATCAAATAGCCGCTAAACACCAGCATGGCAGTTGCGCCAGCAAAGAGCAGTAGCCACGTTGTGTTTTCCACGCTGGTTCTGGCTTGCCGCTTCTCTTCCGGATTGATCGCCAAAGGAACCAGCGCAAATGCTGCCATAGCCAGGTACGCAAGCAAGCCAAATAACGCTAAGGGCAATCCAAAAACTTCAGCATAGGGACTAGAGAGAACCTGTTCACAGCCGCCAGTTGGGCAAGCTGTTTCTCCGCTAAATAACTTGTTATAGGTAAGGTAGCCTGTGTTAAGGGCTCCTATCAGGGCGATCGCCCCAATTAAATAACGGGAACGACGATACATCCAAGGCACTTGACGGCGACGGCTACTCATAAACCCCTTATTTCTCAGATATCTCTGACACAATAACGTTTTCTATTCTGGCTCAAACTGCCCAAATTGAGTCTAGATTCTATCAATAGAGTTTTGGCGATAAAGTTTTAGAAGAGTTTCAAGCTACGAGCTTTAAGAAGTAACAGTCGATTGAATTAGCTTCGAGTTCTCTTGTAGCTCCTGTGGCTCTAAGCTGCGCTGTAGGGTTTCAACAAACTGGCTCACCCGGTTAGGGTCAATCGGCTGCTCAATCTGCCCCCGCCGCTTCAATGAACTTGACACAATCACGCCATCGGCTGCTTGAATCAGTTGAGGAATATTTTCCCAACTCGCGCCACTCCCAATAAATACTGGAGTTCCTCTAGCGGCGGCACTTGCTAACTCTAAATCTTCCAAATTTGGCGGACTGCCTGTCGCCCATCCTGACAAAATGATGCCATCTGCTAAACCCCGTTGAATAGTCTCTTGAACCGCAGTGGTTAGGTTAGGAGAACTTAACGGTCGGGCATGTTTTACCAATACATCTGCCAAAATTTTGATATCGCTACCCAGTTCTCGGCGGTAGCGGAGTAACTCATGAGCCTGCCCCTCAATCAACCCTTGGTCTGTCGCCATGACCCCAGTCAAAACATTGACACGAATGAACTGAGCGTTAACACAAGATGCGATCGCCAAGGCGCTCCTAGCATCATTCCGCAAAACATTGATGCCGATCGGTAGCGTCACCATTTGTTTCAACTGATGAACCACCAGCGTCATAGCGCTAACCACCACGGGATCAACCGCATTTTTAGGAAAGGGTGCATCAAAAAAGTTTTCAACGATAATGCCATGCACACCGC is part of the Timaviella obliquedivisa GSE-PSE-MK23-08B genome and harbors:
- a CDS encoding form I ribulose bisphosphate carboxylase large subunit codes for the protein MSYSQTQTQSKTGYQAGVKDYRLTYYTPDYTPKDTDILAAFRMTPQPGVPPEEAGAAVAAESSTGTWTTVWTDLLTDLDRYKGRCYDIESVPGEDNQYIAFIAYPLDLFEEGSVTNMLTSIVGNVFGFKALKALRLEDLRIPVAYLKTFQGPPHGIQVERDKLNKYGRPLLGCTIKPKLGLSAKNYGRAVYECLRGGLDFTKDDENINSQPFQRWRDRFTFVADAIYKAQAETGEIKGHYLNVTAGTCEEMMKRAEYAKELGMPIVMHDFFTAGFTANTTLAHWCRDNGVLLHIHRAMHAVVDRQKNHGMHFRVLAKCLRMSGGDHIHTGTVVGKLEGDKAITLGFVDLLRENYIEQDRSKGIYFTQDWASMGGVMAVASGGIHVWHMPALVEIFGDDSVLQFGGGTLGHPWGNAPGATANRVALEACVQARNEGRDLMREGGDIIREACRWSPELATACELWKEIKFEFESQDTI
- a CDS encoding chaperonin family protein RbcX; translation: MDIKQIAKDTTKTLGSYLTYQALKTVLAQLDETDPKRAYWLHQFSSREKIQDGEAYLKALFQEKQDLAFRILTVREHLANEIAEYLPEMLRSHMQQANMDQRRQQLERMTQMNLTPIAEPEKEPDSEEQ
- a CDS encoding ribulose bisphosphate carboxylase small subunit codes for the protein MKTLGKERKFETFSYLPPLTDAQVARQIQYTLDQGFIPCVEFNENSDAEIYYWTMWKLPLFNIKTPQEVLSEVQQCRSEYGNCYIRVVAFDNVKQCQVMSFIVHKPGASNTSTGYRY
- a CDS encoding DUF262 domain-containing protein, encoding MALQQQAEQLQQEIDSKRQEIRSDGYSMSIGEWISLYEDGEIDIHPEFQRFFRWTNYQKTSLIESLLLGIPIPPIFVS
- a CDS encoding DUF262 domain-containing protein — protein: MDGLQRLSTIYEFAGKLKDETNKIKPALALEKTKYLPSLKGKKWDDESDPESSFTQTQRLLIKRSKIAVTILQKESDEMAKYELFQRLNTGGSIATPQEIRNCILVMYNREMYHWMRELSQNEAFQACLSLSDRSLEEQYDMELLLRFLVFRTIDEGELRGIGDIGVFLTDKMVEMAKRKDYEYEKETEAFKLTFDILSNQTGSNTFRKYVPQKDKFSGGFLVSAFEVIALGVGYNHKELRNSDINIEERVKHIWTDTPYPSWSGSGTDAKGRMPKLVPLGRDLFKA
- a CDS encoding CHAT domain-containing protein, encoding MSSYPLVITILMLSANPKETARLRLDEEQREIETGLERSQLREKFRLVKKEAVRPKDFRRAMLDLKPQIVHFSGHGEGEKGIAFEDEAGKTKLVDAEALAGLFKLFADSVECVILNACYSKVQAAAIARHIPYVIGMSQAIGDQAAIEFSVGFYDALGADRWSENRSSSSASVISLGSALKVIRAFSLVHRLCLKMGWMETR
- a CDS encoding nucleotidyltransferase family protein encodes the protein MFQTQAIGNILRNGVAFDLKNWETQELNSDRLVELAQRLFDRLESQQIDYLLVGGLALLSYVEGRNTQDIDFILSRDDLDRLPELVLSNENQDFARGQFEDLQVDLLLTRNPLFQQVQQTYSTQQVFGSQRVRCVTVEGLLILKLYALPSLYRQGNFTRASLYENDIRLLLLNYEVDRASLLQMLTPHLLASDLQVLQETLQDIQTQIIRLKAQQQRLEFKD
- a CDS encoding vitamin K epoxide reductase family protein → MSSRRRQVPWMYRRSRYLIGAIALIGALNTGYLTYNKLFSGETACPTGGCEQVLSSPYAEVFGLPLALFGLLAYLAMAAFALVPLAINPEEKRQARTSVENTTWLLLFAGATAMLVFSGYLMFIMFSQFVSKYGAGGICYYCIASALFALSLFILTLLGRDWEDRGQLFFTGAIVSLVTVVATLGIYSNIGGNAVAGSNTPGQAGPPIAQFSGQSEIALAKHLKATGAKMYGAYWCPHCNDQKELFGKEAAKEFPYVECAPDGQNSQTAVCQANKITGFPTWEVGGQKLEGTQTLQKLAEASGYKGSQNFKNQVPGFRF
- a CDS encoding BtpA/SgcQ family protein; protein product: MDLNQIFKTLNPVIGVVHLLPLPTSPRWGGDLKVVIDRAEQEATALAAGGVHGIIVENFFDAPFPKNAVDPVVVSAMTLVVHQLKQMVTLPIGINVLRNDARSALAIASCVNAQFIRVNVLTGVMATDQGLIEGQAHELLRYRRELGSDIKILADVLVKHARPLSSPNLTTAVQETIQRGLADGIILSGWATGSPPNLEDLELASAAARGTPVFIGSGASWENIPQLIQAADGVIVSSSLKRRGQIEQPIDPNRVSQFVETLQRSLEPQELQENSKLIQSTVTS